A stretch of DNA from Cannabis sativa cultivar Pink pepper isolate KNU-18-1 chromosome X, ASM2916894v1, whole genome shotgun sequence:
TACAATATGATAGTAGTCAAAGTTTAGGGGCCAAAGTTATTAATTTACAAAGACACGTTAAGATTTAAACGGAATAATAGGGGAGAACCTAACAAAATGATTAAATTTCTGTAAATGTAGAAATTTAAAGGAGATTTTTAACAAGCCGTTTATTTTAAGGCTTAAAACCAATAGTGTCGAAAATTTAGAGGATAAAATTGCTAAGGGCCAATTTGGTACAAGCATCGTGAGAAAAATCGATTATAGGTGTGTCTTTGTGGGAAAAAACATTTATGCGTAATTGTAGAAAAAAACGAAATTTGAGTGTttgataattataaattttaaagtgtTGCGAGTTgttaaaattctataataataataataataataataataataataataataataataataataatattttaatctagttcattttaatcacaaatatatataaaaaatatgtcatataaaatttttattttttagatatttttaattatttttttctatagtataaattatatgcatttgataaaaataatttttaatatgtttatcacttataaaagaaaaaaattatagtttataagAAATTTTGGTTgaaattttttgttaattataaaaatataaatataaaatattttttaaaacaaaataaaaaattagaaatttaaatattatttattttaaatattttttcttttaaaaaaatatttttattttttgtatatatattaaataattaaataaatttttagtaaaaaataatttataataaagtcttttaaaaaaattgagttgTACTAGCTTTAATTTTTAGCTGTAATTTGTCTATAAATTGttcaataaattattttttaactgcttataaaaaaaatttctcccaatttttttgaaaagtaactttaatttttttaaaaattgtgccAAACAGATCCTaattattctttatttatttagtaattgaaaTAAGGATAATTTAGTATATTCACATAAATTAAATGGCATTAATGTTACACATTAAAATTGGGTAGCGTCTTATTAGTTCTTATTCAACACTTAATGTGGCACTTTTTGTTGAAAAAATTAGTTGGCAATAAGATGATGTTGTTGAATAATATAAAAGCAATTTCAAAACTTGCCTCACCAACGACTCATATGATAAATTAATTTAGAGGAGTGCTACCGTCAACTTCGTATTATAATCTAGTCAATTTTTACGTTCGAAAATAcatgttggaatattttttttcaaattttatttcacgGTGGTGTTTGTTATGCTTACAACATCAtccttataaatttttgaaattttttgaatagtttatagtgctgaaaatacgtttgaagttttttgaacacGCGTGGTAAACTAGAATATCAGGAACTTTGTTTTCGGTACTGTAaattattcgaaatttttcaaaaatttacaagaatgatactgtaactataacgaataacgctaccaaaagaaatttgaaaaaaaaaaaattcgacaTATAATTTCGAACGTGAAAATTGACTAAGAAGTTGTAATAGAAAAGTGTATATACTATATAGTACTCCtcgttaatttaattttttaaaaaaaataattatttcatttctTCCCTTTATGTTTATCATTGTTGTTTTATCCTCTCgtggataataataataataataataataataataagtcaaATAAAAAAAGGCACGCGCGCGAATGGCAAAAGTGTAGTTTTGTAAGAAGAAGGCGGCAAAATGGGAAAGGGAAGGCCAATAAAAACGGTTGATCATGTGGATGTAAGAGTGAGAAggagaaggagagagagagtaagTAACGAATTCAATTGAATTGAATGCTATATATATTGTGGAGTAATAACAGACTGTTCTCCTAATTGTTCCAAATTACTATATCACAATAACAATAACACCACTCCTACTTTCTCTTTTGATTTTCAGATCTCTATCTCTAGATATAATTATCAATGGTGAACCAGCTGGAGAATCTTGTGGAATCGATCAAATCGAAGGTGAGAGCTTTAAAGAGTAAGAAGCCGAAGAAGAGTTACATCAAGATGGACAAGAGCTCAAGCGTTAAGGTCGAGATCCGTAGCAGAAAAGCCAGAAAACTCATCGATAAGACTCTCAAGGTCGCCGATCGTCCTGGCAAGCGTACCGTCACTTGAAAATTCAAtaccataataataattattgttattattgtagaTTTTTatgtgtacatatatatatgttacatatgaaatttatatatatatatatgtatgcataTAGATGAGACGTCGTCGTTTTATAATGAGATTCGATTAAGTCATCGTTATCTCTACTGTTTTCAAGTTTTGTGTTATGGCGGCGACCATCCGATTCTGTGTTTCTGCCATTTCGTATGTCTCTTTCCTGACATCATCAAGCCTTTGAAACCGTTTCGGAActgtgccaaaaaaaaaaaaaaaactgcttcTACTTCTTTTTTTCAATAGCAATAATTCTTATTTTGTAAgtctattaatatatttattttttcatctcTTATTTCTTGATTTGATTCATTTACAAAATTGTATATTTATAACGTTTATGGGATTGGGAGCGCCATTTTGGGAGATGAGAAAGACTGAGTTTCGttaaaaaatattcagaatTCAGATACAGTTTAGGTTGGAGGAATAATGAATCaattagtatattattattactaaatcattattataatatatataggctGATTACCGACCAAAAGTTAGTGAGATttgttttaattgttaattAGGTGTAGAATTTGAGTTTTTGTCTTATATTTACACATAGATTATGGAAAgtgtgattttttattttaggttctcaaaaatatttttggatccTATATTTTCAAAGTTTAGAttctatgtattttttaaaaagttttaCTTTGGATCTTATCTTTTGCCAAAGATTACGTGGAGTAGCACCagggtcaattttttttttaaaaaatatgaatagtatatactatttttttttttttaaaaaaatgctattatattaaagaaagagttatataATACAATAGATATTAGAAGAAGTGGTAATTCTTCTAATCATAAGTAATCAATCAGTGTTCACTGAAAGAGCATACTTAGCTAATACGTGAGCAGTATTCGCAAATCTATAAACATGAGAAATTTACACTCCAAAAAAATTAGACACTAAAAGAGAAATATTTGCTAACAAACAATAAAAGTCAAAGACAGAGGCTTGATATGACTGCAATCCTTTAACAACCACAAGAGAATCAAACTCTATGTAGTAAACTTGTAAATGAAGATCTTTAAGGCATTGCAGACTATACATTAAGGTTGATGCTTCCATTACTTCTGGTCGAAAACAACTTAAGAAAGGTTTAGAAATTGCAGCGATAGTATCACCCctacaattttataatatagCACCAAAACCAGAAGTTTGTGTCATTGCGTTAACAACCACATCGGTCTTTAATTTCAGTCTCCCAATGGTGGGTTTAACCATTGCGAAATTGATGGAACCTTTGTGGATGGTATTGAGTAGAACCCAAAGCTATTGGTTTTCGGGCTGAATGGAATTCCTCAAGGTATGGGAGAGAAAGTACAATAACACATCAAAGGTTTTGGGCTTCGTTCCATGACGCTCCTTGTTTCTTTCATTCCAAAGACTCCAAAGAATGCAAGTAAATTGTTCCAATTGTAAGTTAGTCCATTCTTTAGACACCTATAGTAATAATTCTTTGAGGGATGTTTGGTTAGAGAAGATAGAATCTAGGGAGAAAGTAGAGGCCCTCCTAACCCGTTTGGGATGCTTGCAAAAGAACAAAGCATAGACAATGGTTCTTATGAAGAAACAGCGACATAATGAACATTGAGCTGTGTCACTTATATGCCTCTTATGAAGGATATCCGCAACATGCAAATAATCATAAATAGtatgccataaaaaaatatGGACCTTGAAAGGGATATATAATGACCAAGACTTTTTTCACCATTGAACAGAGGAGGCAGAGCTAGCAGCAGGTTGCTACTTCTCAAGTTGATCGGCCAGCCTATATCCTGATTTAACAGAGAAGGAACCATAAGATTCATGATGCCAAATTAGTTGGTCCTGTTGACTGAAAAAAGTTAAAGGGATGCTTTTAATCTTATCTACATCAGAACCCAAAAAGAGAGATTTAAGAAGAAGAATATCCCACTACTGTGCATCAGTAATTAGTCCAGAAACATTCATTTACCTATCTCAACCCTTGAATATTAGTGGTTTAAAATAAGTAACTCCTGGCATCCATGGATCCGATGCACAAAATATATCATCTCCATTACTAACTTTCTATCTTAAAGCCTTGTTTGAATAGTTTTTTTCTCCAAATGATACCTCTCCAAGTCAATGATGGGTAAATGATTGTGTCACATCCAAAAAAgatgtatttttgaaatatctCTGCTTAAGGACTCGACTGAGCAGTGAGTTTGGATCAAAAAATTTGCCATGCTTGTTTAGCGAGTAAGGCTTGGTTGAAATGGACAAAACTTTTGAATGCCATACCACCTTCAACTTTGGCTTGACATAAGGCTTTCCAAGTATTCCAATTGATACCTGAATTCAAGGAGTTAGAACCCCACCAAAACTTATTCATCATAACTTCAATTTGATTATTGAGAGATTTGGAAGGGCAAAAGTAGCTCATGGCGTATGTTGGGATGGATTGTGCTACTGTTTTGAAAAGGACCTCTTTGCCTCCAATAGAAAATAATTGTTCTTGCAAAGAAAGAAATTTCTATAATTTATCCTTAATTTCACTAAACAATACTTTTTTGTCCCTACCAGAGTACAATGGCAATCCCAAGTATCTCTCATGACAAGGTTGAATTGGCATTGGCAATATTTGTTGCAGATTACTTTAGATCGACAATGAAGTGTTTGAAGGGAAAGAGAGAACCGATTTATCAACACTCACCTTTGACCCGATGCACGACAGTAAAGATTTAGAGAGCATCGAATAGCTTCAGCAGATCTCGTATTAGCTCGACAAAGGACTAGACTATTATTTGCAAAAAATAGATGAGAAATTGTCGGAGCTTTCCGCAAAACACGTAAGCCATGAAGCATGCCACTCGCTTCTTCATACTGAAATAATCTTGACaacctaatattttttaaatataacaatattttcaaattcaataaatttattattattattatttattttaaattataaaaataacaaataaaataaacaagtgATTTAAAaaatcccattttttttttttgacaaagtgattaaaatcactcatgaatttacgacgcccacgtccgccaccggcgctggaacctcctcgaaccaggatagctcatcgtctaaccgcagagcatgctttgccaaccatAGGCCGCTAAAATCTAAGAGCGAGCCCcgtgggacaaaactgcccccggaaatttagacaataaagctataacatcttctAACAACGCTCCCAACTCAATATAATACTGAAGTTCCACctgaaaaaaatatcaaaaacagaataaaattttaattagaaaactattcAAACTGAATAGATTCAACCAACCACCAAGACTAAGCAACTAGATCTCCctataaaatactaaaactagccaaagggtactccctttggctagtaacaactAAATTATAGCAATATACTTCATAACATTCATAGGATCCCTATTCCTTACCTTTACCcttttaaaaacaaacataaataaaattttctttttaatacccattattcctttaaatattcaaaatattatatactaattatttcattttatctcttaaaagtattagttatttttagactaaaacatgtcaaaattcttaataagtcaaattatttattattttatttatagcgtaaaacatggtatctataatctttattcagcctaaattaaatcaaaattgtattaatatccTTAAAATTTAAGATTGCACTCTTCACattcaaaatacattttttctaatacttaattatacatttaattaataatattaaattaatattaattaatccaattcggtattatgacataatgcttccttatttattattaaaaaagattaCCTCCTAAATATTAtaccattcaaattattataaaaaccattcatattagtatcttcctatacaactaataaggcaataatctcaatacttcattagcatttacttatcatttatttcaatatctttccaaaaataaaataaaacaaaatattctcAATTCACAATAAATGTTCCTACCtccaattaattacaaaatctcacatttataatttatatatgaaaattaatattatgttatccaTAATAAACTAATGAGGCAATAATCTCATAATTACATATCATAATTGTtagctattaaattttataatattttttataattaatgataTCTTGTAATTTTACCCAAATtatcctaaataattaggggccagCCATAAATCAGGCGCGAAAACCTTGAAAGGCACCAAAGCCATAAACAATGGCGCAGCTCATCCATCAAATTTGTACTTCCATTTCTTCCATAAAAACTAATACCACTCATccagaaattatttaaaaatacaaataatgtaataattttggtACATTCCCATAATATTGAGAACAAACAAGAATTCCATAATAATTTGACTTCCCAAATATATCTGAAGCAATATATTCTCATTAGACCATTAGTGTTCCCACCTCCCTTTATTACAAGATCCTCAAGATTCTTAttcttcaatttatttaattaattataatattagaatCTGAATACTAAAATTCCAAACACGAAAATtccttaaaaaatataaaccaaAATATAGCTAATAGGAATTAGCATTTAAAATAAACcctcttaaattttatttcagtttaaaatattctttaaatcataccttaactaaaataatctttttattctgactaataaatctgtatagtgcataactttaactttaaaatattcttctgtcaaaattttcttatacattcaataccaaaaaacatgaaaatttaaacaaattaccctaaataattaggggccaaccatataataggtgctaaagccttgtaaggcgccaaagccataaataatggcgtaaaatagaacaaaatcaatataaaacaaatctataacaaaattaacagTGTATCCCATTATATCAGTTCAtccaaaaaagaacaaaatcaataacaaaCAACAAGATGAAATCAACTATCCACCATTTCAGCCTTCAACCCAACACGACACTGACCGAGATCTCCCAAGCtcaaaactaaatttaaaaaatttaactcAAAAACTTCATCACACTGTGCAAACATTCAAGCAAAAATTCTAAAATCTATAGGCCTTTCACTAACTCAAAAAGAAACCAGCGTAAATTTCCCAACAAACCAACTACAAACAATCCTAATGATTCTAAAACTAAAGGACTAGTGTTAtctaaagggaaatttgaattaataTACTTACTAATACCTATAATTTTTTTCCTGAATCCAAAGTTATTAAAATTGGTTATGTATGACCACTTTTCCaattttcctaaactaccccCCTCATTTGAATcagcctctctcttcctctctcttcaTCTCTCTCAGCCAAACCCCCTCTCTCAAAAACGCAGCCAGCCGAACCATCACTCAACGAACCAACCCTCAACCCCGACCCCGACCCCGAGCATTCCTTCGTCGAACTGAACCACGACCGAACGCTCAACCCCGGCCCTTTCTCAaatctgaagaaaaaaaaaaaaaaaaaaaacccacggccgatggtcggaccccatcggaccccaaggtccgaccatcgggcttctctctcttcctctctctctgaaatgcgaaaaaaaaaaaaaaaaactcacggTCGGTGAAatgcgaaaaaaaaaaaaaaaaaaaaaaactcacggTCGGTGAAAtgcgaagaaaaaaaaaaaaaaaaaaacccacagCCCGATGGTCgaaccccatcggacccaaaggtccgaccatcgggcttctctctcttcctctctctctgaaatgcgaaaaaaaaaaaaaaaaaaaaaaaactcacagTCGGAGGATAAGAAGGCCTAGACATTGGgacaaaataacatgaagaagatgaagttgATTAATCCTTAAAGAGAGAgaaataagagagagagagttgcaCTGTCTTCAATGGTGGTGGCTTTTGGACAGAGTGCCTCTTACCCATATTCAAAATAATGTGGGACggaactggtttttttttttttattttttcttcagatttcagaatgggtttgatttgagagagaaaggaggaagagagagaaatggttgagaataatgaggggggtattttgggGTTTAGGTAAAAATAGTCCTAGTTTTTCAAGAGTTATAAGTATtagtttaaataattaatttgggtATAAAAaatgcatagaaattcaaatttttccCTATCTAAATTCACATATTGTATGTATATACAATCTGTGgtacaaaatgaaaaataaaataatataaactagAGGAATAGTGTTACTATGTTTTAGAAATTCGTCTCCTATGGAGAAATTGGGGTCACGGGCCAAGAAAATTTAAGGGATTAAAATTTTGAGTTCGAAAAGATATTtctaaaattcataactcatatGAATATCTAAAAGGAAAAgaagatttaattcaaaaacaaaaaagaaactcATCTCATAATCGAGTTTTAAGTCCAATCCAAACGAGGATCTGAGATATCATTCAGATCTGATCTTTTTAtgactttaaaatatttaaatacataaaatatattagttaaaatataatttgattGTACTTACGAAAGAAATGCATTTGTTGGGTTTCCTCATATATTGACCAgtttgcttgagaattggaatcgCTTTTTTGTTAGGACCGAAATCGGGAGATgagatctaaaaaaaaaaaaaaaaaaaaaaaaaaaaatcccattttaatatgaaattaaatcaaattattcaaaattttaaaactaatgtGATCAACCGTAATGGACTAAACATATAACTTATGACTAGATTTGACCTCTAAATATAAGGATCTTAAATAACATTATAGTGTTTCCAATTATCGTTTCATTGGTATCATTTTTATCATCTAAAATTATTGAAGTGATGTTCCTCATAATGACTTATTTTATGAGGcaattttaaagaaatattgTTGTTAGAGCATTTCCAATAGAGTTGCTCAGGAGTGGTTTTTGCTACATGTGTATTTTGGTCaatattctaaattaatttatgaatattattctccaaaataaacaataatcatgtagcattatttaattattttttttttaaaaaaaaattacttatcaCCAATCAATTTTTTGAGAGaatatacataattataaaatttaattaaaaagtggTATGTGGGGCTATGGTGGGTAACTTTTTGGGAGTTGTCCACTATTGGAttaatttttgtaagaaaaatgTATCAAATCTTATGGATGagagagaaataaaaaaaataatattttagaataATGTGTGTATTTTTGCAATCACCATTAGAGATGCTCTTAAGGCATAAATGGTGCCTAGCATCATCACGCACACGTGGCGTCTTGTGGATAATTAATGGTATTCTATAATAGTTAAAATTAAAATGTGGGACcccttatttattattatttttttgaaagcaaGAGAACCCTTATTTAGTttcattaataacaaaataataccTACAACGCCTTTTagtatttgttaattttttaaaaaataatttggtGTATAATCCTACATAATCTCAGGCGTTATCAGAACATAAACCAAATGATACAACTTAAGCAAAAGTTTTTAGATTTAGAATAACATATAAGTTATCATGCTTGCATATTTACTATTTGAGTCCCCAATTATTCCAATAATTATATATCTAATTTGATCTATGGATGACTTTTATTTGGTCGGTAACATTGATGAAGCTATTGCGAAGGCTACAAACTTAGAAATGGAGAACAAACTGAATAATGAGAAAAATACGAGGTACTTTATTGCTTAGTGTGACTTTTATGAAAGCTTTAACAATTTCTACACTGGTTGTAGCATTAGTATTCTTTTTTATGATAATTACCTAAATCACTAttcttttgtaaaaattttacaaatttaatattcttacactcaaatatattatttttatatatttttacggtattctacaaaaaagaaaaaatatgaaaataataagaaaactacataaaagtaacaggaaaataacatctaaaaaaaacatacaaataacaaattaataagagtacattataaaaatacattaaaagactgtattttttgtaaataaaatcgtaaaaatatttaaaattctgtacaactatatttttgtatttttttttattatttctgtgtatttataaaataatttttttttgcaaatcTTTTTGTTTAatcttacaaagaaaaatctatatctatttattatttctttaatttaatggtatttttaaaaataaaaataatagaataaataaagagataaTTATAATATCTAATAACAAATCCAATAAATTTAAGTGTAGTACTAAGCgcatcgatttttttttttttttaagagtgTGCAAgttgtttattttaaaaataagttgAATTTAGCTAAGTGcactttattttttagtattaagtagaaaaaaaaaatgcatgaaataaatgaagaaactatatttatataacATTTCCTGAAATAAGagctataatttttaaatataatttcttaatttatttaaaagtaATTCTTGAAATCATGCACCCTTTTTTTCATCCTTTCATTGGTAATCTCACAACATTAACATTACCAAAATTGCATTTGACAAAGTTTGCTGCAATTTGATTGAAgtatcaaaaaatatttatttgaattcatttTACAAAGAATAGCTCTGTATATACAAACTTATAGAGTGGAAAGAATCAAACCAAAAACAGtatactcacacacacacacacacacacacttgcTTTACAGAACTGAGCAACCATGAACCACAATACCTGGTTCAGTTGGGCAAGAAGCCAAAGGACAGCCTTCTGAGCCATTTCCCCACCATGTGAGTCTTACATGTTCCATCCCGAGGCACAAGTACAGCAACACCCCCATGAAGGCTAATCCAGCATCAAGAGCCCCGGACAGCACATAGTTGTGGCGACTCCACCAGCTACGGTAGTACCTGTAAGCAATAAATCCAGAGGCAaatccaattagaatccaaCTGGTGTAGTTGACTGCTGTAGCTGGGGGCATGTTGATTGTTGATCCTAAGATCACAGGCATATTGAT
This window harbors:
- the LOC115705674 gene encoding uncharacterized protein LOC115705674, with amino-acid sequence MVNQLENLVESIKSKVRALKSKKPKKSYIKMDKSSSVKVEIRSRKARKLIDKTLKVADRPGKRTVT